In Acidobacteriota bacterium, the sequence AACGGCTACATCATCGACCACATTGCCAGAAACTCGCTGATAGAGACGCCAAATGGCTGGACATGGAAATTCGACCCGAACATATTCACCCGCACGCTGGTGGCTATGCGCGATCAACTTTCAAGGCTTGACACCCGCATCGCCCTCATCCGCGGGGACCTGTCAGTTGTGGTCCCACCTGACACAGCAGCCTACATGTACCAACTCATGGGACGACGCGCACCGGTCATATCGATCCCCGAAGCGCATCACCATCTGATCCTCGATCAGCCGCTCGCCTTTGTATCGTCTCTGCGGACGCTACTTGCGGACTGGGGCCACTCGACGCCGCTGTAGTCGGGTACACAGCGGCCAGCCAACCGGTTGCGATGGTCAAAAGCGGTATCGGTCAGCTTGCACTCTGGGGACAGTGTGCAACGGATCCGGTCAATCCCTTCACATTGATTCCCCAACAGCCGATACCTGGATGACACGCTCGCACACGAGAATTTAGGAACTGTGCAATCCAGACTTAGTTTCACTGAGGTGTACCACGCTGTGACACAGTGGCTGTCACACATCGAGGCAACGCCCGACAGCCTCACTGAGCCCGCGGACGGCATCGTCGAAATGCGGGCAAGCGGACTCGTCGCACGAATCAAATACACCAATGGGAAGGTCAAGCAAGGTGCAGTCCTGAGCTTGCTGCGAACCGAAGCAGACGGACAAGCAGATCGCCTCCTGTTTGCGGTCACCAGATATTCCGATGGTGCGATCGCACTCGCCAATTCGCACGTCGTTGCGCTCTACATCGTCGGACCAGACGGCGCTATCCACCCCAAAACCGCCGAGGCACACGCACTCATGCCGCGACGCCCCGTCGCGCCACCTTTTCAGCAAAAGGATGCTTCAAAACCTAACGACTCCGAGCTTCCACCTCCGGTGTGGACGCCGGACACAACAGAGTGGCTGACCTGTCCGCACTGCGGGTCTTTGCACCACCCCTACGCAACAAATTGCGTCCAGTGTCGTAGGCCGCTCCATGAGGACGACACCGCACAGACACAGGCTGACACCACCGGGGAAAACAAGCGGCGGCAGCCCGCTGACCGCGTTGCAGATTTCGCTCGACCTGTCCCCACCGCTGACCTAGGAAAGCAGCATCTACAGTGCCGAACATGCGGTTCGACGGACATCGGGCTGGTCGACCCCGACAACTAGCCCTGCGTCGCGTCGGTGGATGGCACGGCGCTGAGAGGGTTCAATCACACGAGGCTACCAGCGCCACGATCCGTCACCCGCGATCTGCCGGTAAGTCCGTGACCTCGAGCATGACATCGTTGATGTGCTTGCGTTCTAGATCCGGGACAACCGCGTCCTCAGCCGGGTAGCCGATTGGGAAGAGAACGAAAGGTCGCTCAGACCGTGGCCTGCCGAGCAGCACAGAGAGGAATGCCATCGGTGACGGCGTGTGAGTGAGGGTGGCGAGACCCATGGTGTGTAGCGCCGTAATGAAGATGCCCGCCGCGATGCCGACGCTCTCCTTGACGTAATAGTTCTTGCCACGCTCCCCGTCTGCAATCTCGCGATAACGCTGCTCGAAAAGGACCACGACCCACGGCGCTGTCTCTAAATATGGTTTTCGCCAACCTGTGCCGAGGCGTTGAATGTCGCGCTGCCAATCCTCTGGCATTCGGCCCTCGATGTAGTTCTTGCGCTCCTCTCTCTCGGCGGCCACGCGTATCGCCGCCTTGACCGCAGGGGCCTCTGTGATCACAAACGTCCACGGTTGGAAGTGAGCGCCCGACGGTGCTGTAGAAGCCGCCATTACGGCATACTCGATTGCCTTTCGGCTCACGGGACGATCGGAAAACTGGCGTACGGACCGACGCCGGTTCATGTGTTCGTAGAACGCACCACCACGAACCAGCATCTCTTGTGCGTCGTAGGCAGCGCCGCGATACGCAACGTACTCGCCCACTCCCGTGTAGGGGTACTCCTCGTCACGATTGTCATCAACCACGCATTCTCCTCGGATCGGATCGCTCCGGTCGGCACGATAGGCCACGGTGGACTCGTGTCACGCCCCGCGCAGTCCTCGAATCGGTCCGCACCAGCGACCCGACCTGGCCTACCACGGGGGGTGTCACGCGCCCC encodes:
- a CDS encoding nitroreductase family protein produces the protein MLVRGGAFYEHMNRRRSVRQFSDRPVSRKAIEYAVMAASTAPSGAHFQPWTFVITEAPAVKAAIRVAAEREERKNYIEGRMPEDWQRDIQRLGTGWRKPYLETAPWVVVLFEQRYREIADGERGKNYYVKESVGIAAGIFITALHTMGLATLTHTPSPMAFLSVLLGRPRSERPFVLFPIGYPAEDAVVPDLERKHINDVMLEVTDLPADRG